The following proteins are co-located in the Apium graveolens cultivar Ventura chromosome 5, ASM990537v1, whole genome shotgun sequence genome:
- the LOC141659997 gene encoding uncharacterized protein LOC141659997 produces MRLKTSIDAIKWLTFQAYAFRGHDESCNSKNQGNFLEMLKLLASYNPQVEEIILDKAPKNAKYTSPKIQNELLHVFARKVQDLICDEINDVKYCLIVDESRDISKREQMAIVVRFFDKSGFVRERFLDLVHVKDTTSLTLKTKICAILSHHNLNVQNIRGQGYDGAINMRGEWNGLQALFLKDCPYAYYIHCLAHQLQLALVAATREVPQIHTFFQNMVFIINAVTSSSKRYDELQANQIAEIEHLKEIEEIQTGKGLNQIGTL; encoded by the coding sequence ATGCGTCTTAAAACATCGATAGATGCAATCAAATGGTTGACATTCCAAGCTTATGCATTCAGAGGACATGATGAAAGCTGTAACTCGAAGAATCAGGGTAATTTTCTTGAGATGTTAAAACTTTTGGCTTCTTACAATCCTCAAGTAGAAGAAATAATTTTAGATAAAGCCCCCAAAAATGCCAAATACACTTCACCAAAAATTCAAAATGAACTTTTACATGTTTTTGCTAGGAAAGTGCAAGATTTAATTTGTGATGAGATTAATGATGTAAAATATTGTTTGATTGTGGATGAATCTAGAGATATTTCTAAAAGGGAGCAAATGGCTATTGTGGTTAGGTTCTTTGATAAAAGCGGCTTTGTGAGGGAGCGTTTCTTGGATTTAGTCCATGTTAAAGATACAACTTCTTTAACTTTAAAGACTAAAATATGTGCTATTTTGTCTCATCATAATCTTAATGTCCAGAACATAAGAGGTCAAGGATATGATGGTGCCATTAATATGCGTGGTGAGTGGAATGGGCTGCAAGCCTTGTTTCTTAAAGATTGTCCTTATGCATATTACATTCATTGTCTAGCACATCAATTACAATTAGCACTTGTGGCTGCAACAAGAGAAGTACCTCAGATTCACACTTTCTTTCAAAATATGGTCTTTATTATCAATGCAGTTACTAGTTCTTCTAAGCGGTATGATGAGTTGCAAGCTAATCAAATTGCTGAAATTGAACATTTAAAGGAAATAGAAGAGATTCAAACAGGTAAAGGTCTCAATCAAATTGGAACATTATAA
- the LOC141659998 gene encoding uncharacterized protein LOC141659998 has translation MYGATRSVLIDVAAQGTTFSQRGDALSAIKMLMSYEFVFILHVVKEIMAITDLLCRALQQKSQYILNAMHLVSTTKMLIQKLRSDGWESLLENVRSFYERHTILIPDMNAPYSLRRQGKQKQMVTMEHHYQVEIFTTAIDQQLQELNNRFSEQMTELLILSASLNPRDGYRSFNIENICKLAEKFYPEDFLGDEKIHLQCELQHYGLDVPVHPDLKNLSTLGDLCHGLVTTGKADMYPLVDRLLRLVLTLPASTATSKRAFSAMKIVKTSLRNRMEDEFLRDYLIVYIEKEIAETIYAEEIIDSFYLIKERRAHLK, from the coding sequence ATGTATGGTGCTACTCGCTCGGTTTTAATTGACGTTGCTGCTCAAGGGACAACTTTTTCTCAACGAGGTGATGCTTTAAGTGCTATTAAAATGTTAATGTCTTATGAATTTGTGTTTATTTTACATGTGGTTAAGGAGATAATGGCTATTACTGATCTACTTTGTCGAGCATTACAACAAAAGTCTCAATATATTTTAAATGCCATGCATCTGGTTTCTACTACAAAGATGTTGATTCAAAAATTGAGAAGTGATGGTTGGGAGAGTCTCTTAGAAAATGTGAGATCATTTTATGAACGACATACTATCTTGATTCCAGATATGAATGCTCCCTACTCTCTTCGTCGACAAGGAAAACAAAAGCAAATGGTGACAATGGAACATCATTACCAAGTAGAAATCTTTACAACTGCCATAGATCAACAATTACAGGAGCTAAACAATAGATTCAGTGAACAAATGACGGAACTTCTCATTTTAAGTGCATCACTAAATCCTAGGGATGGTTACAGGTCTTTCAACATAGAGAACATTTGCAAGTTAGCTGAAAAGTTTTATCCAGAAGATTTTTTGGGAGATGAAAAAATCCATCTACAGTGTGAACTACAACATTATGGGTTAGATGTTCCGGTTCATCCAGATTTGAAGAATCTGTCTACTCTTGGTGATTTATGTCATGGATTGGTAACCACAGGGAAAGCTGACATGTATCCATTAGTTGATAGACTATTAAGGCTTGTCTTGACTCTTCCAGCATCTACTGCAACATCTAAACGAGCTTTTTCTGCTATGAAAATTGTGAAAACAAGTCTTCGCAATCGAATGGAAGATGAATTTCTTAGGGATTATTTGATAGTGTATATTGAAAAGGAGATTGCGGAGACCATTTATGCCGAGGAGATCattgattctttttatttgaTCAAAGAAAGGCGTGCACATCTTAAATAA